A section of the Ensifer adhaerens genome encodes:
- a CDS encoding zinc-dependent alcohol dehydrogenase: MKALTWHGKHDIRCESVPDPEIQDGRDAIIKVTACAICGSDLHLFNGIMPDMQRGDIMGHETMGEVVELGKSHTKLKIGDRVVVPFTISCGECFFCQRGFFSGCERSNPYPEKAKRLWGNSPAGLFGYTHLLGGYSGGQAEYLRIPYADVGPIKVPDSLTDEQVLFLSDVFPTGYMAAEFCNIKPSDTVAVWGCGPVGQMAIRSAFMLGAGRVIAVDTVPERLSMAERSGAVIVDFMDNDIYDRIMEMTNGRGADSCIDAVGTEADPAASWDSRIDRIKVATFMGTDRPHVLRQAIHCCRNFGTVSIVGVYGGFLDKIPMGSAINRGLTFRMAQTPVQHYLPTLMERIEKGEIDPSFIITHRASLEEGPTLYKTFRDKQDGCIKVVLKP; this comes from the coding sequence ATGAAAGCGCTCACCTGGCACGGCAAACACGATATTCGGTGCGAAAGCGTTCCTGACCCGGAAATCCAGGATGGCCGAGACGCGATCATAAAAGTGACGGCGTGCGCCATCTGCGGCTCGGATCTACATCTATTCAACGGGATAATGCCCGACATGCAAAGGGGCGACATCATGGGCCACGAGACCATGGGGGAGGTCGTGGAACTCGGCAAAAGCCATACGAAACTTAAGATTGGTGACCGGGTGGTGGTCCCCTTCACGATTTCCTGCGGCGAGTGTTTTTTCTGTCAGCGCGGGTTCTTTTCGGGGTGTGAGCGAAGCAATCCTTATCCTGAGAAAGCCAAAAGGCTCTGGGGCAATTCGCCTGCCGGCCTTTTCGGCTACACTCATTTGCTGGGCGGCTACAGCGGGGGCCAAGCGGAGTACCTGCGCATACCTTATGCCGATGTCGGACCGATCAAGGTGCCCGATAGCCTCACGGACGAGCAGGTGCTCTTTCTATCGGATGTGTTTCCGACCGGGTATATGGCGGCCGAGTTCTGCAACATCAAGCCGAGCGACACCGTCGCGGTCTGGGGATGCGGCCCTGTGGGCCAGATGGCAATCAGATCAGCCTTCATGCTCGGCGCGGGGCGTGTCATTGCCGTCGACACCGTCCCGGAACGGTTGTCCATGGCCGAACGATCTGGTGCCGTGATCGTCGACTTCATGGACAACGACATTTACGACAGGATCATGGAAATGACCAACGGCCGCGGCGCAGATTCCTGCATCGATGCCGTCGGCACTGAGGCCGATCCGGCCGCCAGTTGGGATTCCCGTATTGATCGCATCAAGGTAGCAACGTTCATGGGAACGGACCGGCCACATGTGCTTCGTCAGGCGATCCATTGCTGCCGCAACTTTGGTACCGTCTCGATTGTGGGTGTCTATGGCGGCTTTCTGGACAAAATTCCGATGGGTTCCGCCATCAATCGCGGCCTGACCTTTCGAATGGCGCAAACACCCGTCCAGCACTACCTCCCCACGTTGATGGAACGCATCGAAAAGGGTGAAATCGATCCCTCGTTCATCATCACTCATCGAGCCTCGCTCGAAGAGGGGCCTACCCTCTACAAGACATTTCGCGACAAGCAGGATGGATGCATCAAAGTCGTTCTAAAGCCCTGA